The region TGATATTGGGTGTTCAATAAGTTTATTTGAAACTTCAAATATTAAAAGGAAGTTCAAAATAGACAAGGCAATGAAGCGCTTACAAAGTAGTCCCTATGAAAATGAGGTTATAAAAAGACCTTTTAATCTTGGAACTATAGGCAAAGGAAATCATTTTGCTGAATTTACAGTAATTGATGAAATCATAGAAGAAGAAAATAGTCTTAAGTTAGATAAAAATAAAGTTTATCTATTAGTTCACAGCGGCAGCCGCGGACTCGGAGAAGAAATTTTAAGAAAGTATATAGAAAAATACTCCTGCCAGAATGGACTAATAAGTGGCAGTGAAGGCTTTAAAAATTATTTTTCAGACTATGAAAAGGCTGTGATTTTTGCAAAAGAAAATAGAAATCTCATAGCAAAAAATCTATGTGATAAATTAAATATAAAAAACCTGGAGTTAAAAATAGAAGCAATTCATAATGGAATAGAAACTATAGACAATTATTATATCCATAGAAAAGGTGCGGCAGATGCCCTAAATGATTATATAGTTATTGCGGGTTCTAGAGGAAGCTATTCCTATATAGTAAAACCTATTAATACTTCACTTGAGACTGGTTTTTCAGTAGCTCACGGTGCAGGCAGAAAGTGGAATAGAAATGGCTGCAAGGAAAGACTCCAGAACAAATTTTCTAAAAAATATATTACAAATTCCTATTATAATCTCATTTGCAGTGATAAAAATTTAATATACGAAGAAGCACCAGAGGCCTATAAAAATATAGATAAAGTAATCAAAGACTTAGTACATTTTAACCTCATAAAAGTGGTTGCAAAATTGAAACCTCTATTAACTTATAAGGATTAAACATGTATATTCAAATTAGTGCAGGCACTGGGCCAATTGAAAGTTGCCATTTCGTATATTTATTTTTAAATTTAATGAAAAAAGAATGCAAATGTAGAAATATAAAAATTG is a window of Clostridium pasteurianum DNA encoding:
- a CDS encoding RNA ligase RtcB family protein produces the protein MYKIFKTEDSWIESAAVEQVKNLSTLEGVISAIGYPDLHPGKTPIGVSIITKDIIYPHLIGNDIGCSISLFETSNIKRKFKIDKAMKRLQSSPYENEVIKRPFNLGTIGKGNHFAEFTVIDEIIEEENSLKLDKNKVYLLVHSGSRGLGEEILRKYIEKYSCQNGLISGSEGFKNYFSDYEKAVIFAKENRNLIAKNLCDKLNIKNLELKIEAIHNGIETIDNYYIHRKGAADALNDYIVIAGSRGSYSYIVKPINTSLETGFSVAHGAGRKWNRNGCKERLQNKFSKKYITNSYYNLICSDKNLIYEEAPEAYKNIDKVIKDLVHFNLIKVVAKLKPLLTYKD